The following coding sequences lie in one Enterococcus sp. 9E7_DIV0242 genomic window:
- a CDS encoding phage tail tip lysozyme, with product MASIKAMINWMEQRKGKVTYSMASRLGPASYDCSSAVYFSLVAGEFLAAGTMGNTDTLFGHLENSGWKQVNSPQRGDVFVWGSRGASGGAAGHTGIFVDGTSIIHCNYGSNGISIDNYAASRNYSGNPPATVYRNTTASGSVPVAEKVKTPEEKRAWAVADVLNGLGYNFISIAGILGNIDVETGGTMDPDTDQKNGAAYGLVQWDGSSTAVVPPLTRDGRAYVQNMLRAAGISGDYTSAEVQSRLIDWGMFNGQWIGAVEPKSVEGFKNVGDVEQATTAFLKNFERAGTEHHQRRIDAAKRWHNFLSDLPSDFDDFESFETMTNVGSLDFLGIKEGKVVAQGWHFSSDKANETIVFINAETDEELGRVEAPIVLRPDVKEEHPKVIGVENSGFDVSIAVPNDTAVYVKGIRSNGSAVDELIFDKIIIFEQAFDIDIDPYAKSNTKFFFEILEGGKVIKRGTKILNTLSWSNELMYVPTTQITLPIDYIDYINGREEIKLYINKKVFHGIVTDYSLDKENETLSVSLAHVISEWEYRQISTNLAAKNRTVNDIYSTLDFRYPGWNVNYLQDSALRVVDYVYSRQNKLEGLKKTCELTSDLFWRVGFHFGRAVEIGSFGEKKPYIFSTKPSSRQNIRIISEPAITHDFSHVINMATVYGEKSDSGMSSMSLREMYEDKAGQYPEFPVVILKKNINNERGYDYIEFSKLAPNTNLEYSVIDTESIALESGKAIEGSFSFNDLAPFNTEQEEETITDEDRVQAAKTAYDAAVKKLKQSRRSYQISITVEELPEDINVGDKVRLLYDNQQLIVAECSKYMKKILTMDDWFYITNISYEIDSTGMEHNSLTLEKFLRIERESGQQ from the coding sequence ATGGCAAGTATTAAGGCAATGATCAACTGGATGGAACAAAGAAAAGGAAAAGTGACTTACAGCATGGCGAGTAGACTTGGGCCAGCTAGCTATGACTGCAGCTCGGCTGTCTATTTTTCTTTAGTTGCCGGTGAATTTTTAGCTGCTGGAACGATGGGAAATACAGATACACTCTTTGGTCATCTGGAAAACAGTGGCTGGAAACAAGTAAATAGTCCGCAACGAGGCGATGTTTTTGTCTGGGGAAGTCGAGGTGCTTCAGGAGGGGCTGCCGGCCATACCGGTATTTTTGTAGATGGCACCTCGATTATTCACTGTAATTATGGGTCGAATGGTATTTCGATTGATAATTACGCAGCCAGTCGCAATTATAGCGGGAATCCGCCGGCAACAGTATATCGCAATACAACGGCTTCAGGTAGTGTTCCAGTAGCTGAAAAGGTGAAGACTCCAGAGGAAAAGAGAGCGTGGGCAGTTGCTGATGTATTGAATGGGTTAGGCTATAATTTCATTTCGATTGCAGGTATTTTAGGAAATATTGATGTTGAGACGGGAGGAACGATGGATCCCGATACCGATCAGAAAAATGGAGCGGCTTATGGATTGGTTCAATGGGATGGTTCCAGTACAGCAGTTGTTCCTCCTTTAACTAGGGATGGTCGTGCTTATGTTCAGAATATGCTTCGAGCAGCTGGAATCAGTGGTGATTATACGAGTGCGGAAGTACAAAGCCGTTTGATCGATTGGGGTATGTTCAATGGTCAGTGGATTGGAGCCGTTGAACCAAAGTCGGTTGAAGGCTTCAAGAATGTTGGGGATGTAGAACAAGCAACAACAGCTTTTCTGAAAAATTTTGAGCGAGCAGGTACTGAACATCATCAGAGGCGAATCGATGCAGCAAAGCGTTGGCACAATTTCTTAAGTGATTTGCCTTCTGATTTTGATGATTTTGAAAGCTTTGAAACGATGACGAATGTTGGTTCTTTGGATTTTCTTGGTATTAAGGAAGGAAAAGTCGTCGCCCAAGGATGGCATTTTAGCTCTGATAAGGCAAATGAAACCATTGTTTTTATCAATGCAGAAACAGATGAAGAGCTTGGGCGCGTCGAAGCACCTATCGTTCTTCGACCAGATGTAAAGGAAGAACATCCTAAAGTGATTGGGGTCGAAAATTCCGGTTTTGATGTCAGCATCGCAGTTCCAAATGATACAGCGGTTTATGTAAAAGGGATTCGGTCAAATGGCTCGGCGGTCGATGAGCTTATTTTTGATAAAATAATTATCTTTGAGCAAGCGTTTGATATTGATATCGACCCTTATGCTAAAAGCAATACTAAATTCTTTTTTGAAATATTGGAAGGCGGTAAGGTGATCAAACGAGGGACAAAAATTTTAAATACCCTTAGCTGGAGCAATGAACTAATGTATGTTCCCACTACTCAAATCACTCTTCCAATTGACTATATCGACTATATTAATGGTCGGGAAGAAATCAAGCTTTATATCAACAAAAAAGTCTTTCATGGAATCGTGACCGACTATTCACTGGATAAAGAGAACGAAACATTATCTGTCAGTTTGGCACATGTCATTTCTGAATGGGAATATCGACAGATTTCAACGAATTTAGCAGCGAAAAATCGAACAGTCAATGATATTTACAGTACGCTGGATTTTCGTTACCCAGGCTGGAATGTGAATTATCTCCAAGATTCTGCTTTGCGAGTAGTTGACTATGTATACAGTCGACAGAATAAGTTGGAAGGCCTGAAGAAAACATGTGAATTGACTTCAGATCTGTTTTGGCGTGTGGGTTTTCATTTTGGCAGAGCAGTAGAAATCGGCTCTTTTGGTGAGAAGAAGCCTTATATTTTTTCTACAAAACCAAGTTCACGACAGAATATTCGAATTATTTCTGAACCTGCAATCACTCACGATTTTTCCCATGTTATCAATATGGCTACTGTTTATGGAGAAAAATCAGATTCTGGTATGTCTAGCATGAGTCTACGGGAAATGTATGAAGACAAAGCTGGTCAATACCCGGAATTTCCAGTAGTGATTTTGAAAAAGAACATCAATAATGAGCGTGGCTATGATTATATTGAATTTAGTAAGCTGGCACCAAATACTAATTTAGAATATTCAGTGATCGATACAGAGAGCATTGCTTTGGAGTCTGGAAAAGCGATCGAGGGTTCCTTTTCATTTAATGATTTAGCACCATTCAACACAGAACAAGAGGAAGAGACGATTACAGATGAAGACCGAGTACAGGCGGCTAAAACAGCGTATGATGCAGCGGTAAAAAAATTAAAGCAATCGCGACGCAGCTATCAAATTAGTATTACCGTCGAAGAGTTGCCCGAAGATATCAATGTCGGAGATAAAGTACGATTACTTTATGATAATCAGCAGCTGATAGTAGCGGAGTGCTCAAAATATATGAAGAAAATTCTTACAATGGATGACTGGTTCTACATTACCAATATTAGTTACGAGATTGATTCTACAGGTATGGAACACAACAGTCTGACGTTAGAAAAATTCCTTAGAATCGAAAGGGAGAGTGGTCAGCAATGA
- a CDS encoding IS110 family transposase yields MKVVYPVCCGIDVHKSFLIATVITTKAGELTPHYQKKRFSTFNNQILALKDWLLECKCYDVCMESTGKYWVPVSNLLEDVMNVTIANPKWVRAVKGNKDDKKDSKWIAELFRMGLVRGSFIPEKDVRVLREFTRYRTRLVSHRSSEKNRLQNAFTVGNVAMDSVVSDMFGVSSKRVRDYLISSKAFDPNHVLDLLHGSMKPKGQELIQSIEGYSFTNEQIIRIQLIEEHKTYLDHSISFLDYLLDQMVEPYEPAIQLLETIPGIRRQSAIQIISEIGIDMSQFSQSKRLCCWAGLSPSSNESAGKKKSVRISRAGVYLKPTLVQCAHAAVKAKEKHPYYRLKYERIYKRRGKKRAIIAIARMMLTAIYHMLSTGEVWNPTDLYKIDMPDNLIQKQKDKALKQATKLLISEGLLPDDFVRKDLAPLI; encoded by the coding sequence ATGAAAGTCGTTTATCCCGTTTGTTGTGGTATTGATGTGCACAAAAGCTTTTTAATAGCTACCGTCATCACCACGAAAGCTGGCGAATTAACGCCGCATTATCAGAAAAAACGATTTTCAACTTTTAACAACCAGATTCTGGCATTGAAAGACTGGCTGTTAGAATGCAAGTGCTACGATGTTTGTATGGAAAGTACCGGTAAGTACTGGGTCCCCGTTTCCAATTTGCTTGAAGACGTGATGAACGTCACGATTGCGAACCCCAAATGGGTTCGTGCAGTAAAAGGAAACAAAGATGATAAGAAGGACTCCAAATGGATTGCCGAACTATTCCGTATGGGATTGGTAAGAGGCAGTTTTATCCCTGAAAAAGATGTTCGAGTCTTGCGTGAGTTTACTCGTTATCGGACCCGATTAGTCAGTCATCGTTCTAGCGAGAAAAATCGACTTCAAAATGCCTTTACCGTTGGTAATGTTGCCATGGACTCTGTAGTTTCTGACATGTTTGGTGTCAGCTCTAAGAGAGTCCGAGATTATTTGATTTCAAGTAAAGCGTTTGATCCGAATCATGTGCTCGACTTGCTTCATGGAAGCATGAAGCCTAAAGGACAGGAGCTCATCCAATCAATTGAAGGTTACTCTTTTACAAATGAACAGATTATTCGAATTCAACTGATTGAAGAACACAAAACTTACCTTGATCACTCGATTAGCTTCCTTGATTACCTATTGGACCAAATGGTTGAACCCTACGAACCAGCTATTCAACTACTAGAGACGATTCCAGGGATTCGTCGCCAATCAGCTATCCAAATTATTTCTGAAATTGGCATTGATATGTCTCAGTTCTCACAGTCAAAAAGATTATGTTGCTGGGCAGGACTTTCTCCTAGTAGTAATGAATCTGCTGGTAAAAAGAAATCTGTCCGCATCTCTCGAGCTGGCGTTTATTTAAAACCAACACTTGTCCAGTGTGCTCACGCTGCGGTAAAAGCGAAAGAGAAGCATCCCTATTACCGTTTAAAATATGAGCGTATTTATAAACGACGAGGTAAAAAGCGCGCGATCATCGCAATCGCTCGGATGATGCTTACAGCTATTTACCATATGCTTTCGACTGGAGAAGTTTGGAATCCGACTGACTTGTATAAGATTGACATGCCAGACAATCTTATTCAAAAGCAGAAAGATAAAGCTCTTAAACAAGCAACCAAACTACTCATTTCAGAAGGTTTATTACCAGATGATTTTGTTAGAAAAGACTTAGCACCACTCATCTAA
- a CDS encoding lipase chaperone, with translation MRKSTFNYIKDILADYPRIEEYIKQREEELRYPYRENDLNAGIKGSKADYDVQVNMMITIEQDQRLSALERNRRIVANLLEDCCEDTRVIIQELYIRRMPKYTIQGLITNGLIFVGRTKAFELRDHFFMEVARDLNLNI, from the coding sequence ATGAGAAAATCGACATTTAACTATATCAAGGATATTTTAGCGGACTATCCAAGAATAGAAGAATATATCAAGCAAAGAGAAGAGGAACTTCGTTATCCTTATCGCGAGAATGATTTGAATGCAGGAATCAAGGGAAGCAAAGCAGATTATGATGTACAGGTCAATATGATGATAACAATCGAACAGGATCAGAGACTTTCTGCTTTGGAGCGAAACAGACGGATTGTTGCCAATTTGTTGGAGGATTGCTGCGAGGATACTCGAGTTATTATTCAAGAGCTATATATACGTCGGATGCCAAAGTATACGATTCAAGGATTAATCACGAATGGCTTGATTTTTGTGGGAAGAACAAAGGCATTTGAGCTGAGAGATCATTTTTTTATGGAAGTAGCGAGAGACTTGAATTTGAATATTTGA